The Drosophila biarmipes strain raj3 chromosome 2L, RU_DBia_V1.1, whole genome shotgun sequence genome has a window encoding:
- the LOC108033505 gene encoding gustatory and pheromone receptor 33a, translated as MIQLMNWFSMLIGLIPLNRQQSETNFILDYAMMVIVPVFYVICYLLINLSHAFGLCFLDACNSVCKLSNNLFMHLGAFLYLTITLMSLYRRKEFFQQFDERLNAIDAVIQKCQRVAEMDKVKVTAVKHSVAYHFTWLFLFCVFTFALYYDVRALYLTFGNFAFIPFMVSSFPYLAGSIIQGEFIYHVSVISQRFEQINTLFEKINQEARHRHAPLTVFDIESEGKKERKTVTPITAMDGRTTFGNESKLAGELKRQVGQQKDDEDEMDTSNDEDDFDYDNATIAENTGSSSEGNLPDLFKLHDKILSLSVITNGEFGPQCVPYMAACFVVSIFGIFLETKVNFVVSGKSRLLDYMTHLYVIWSFTTMVVAYIVLRLCCNANNHSKQSAMIVHEIMQKKPAFMLSNDLFYNKMKSFTLQFLHWEGFFQFNGIGLFALDYTFIFSTVSAATSYLIVLLQFDMTAILRNEGLMS; from the exons ATGATTCAACTTATGAACTGGTTTTCAATG CTTATAGGCCTTATACCCCTCAATCGCCAGCAGTCGGAAACCAATTTCATTCTCGACTATGCCATGATGGTTATTGTGCCTGTCTTTTACGTGATTTGCTACCTTTTAATCAACTTGAGTCATGCTTTTGGACTCTGCTTCTTGGATGCTTGCAATAGTGTTTGCAAATTGAGCAACAACCTCTTCATGCACTTGGGAGCCTTCCTTTATCTAACAATCACCCTGATGAGTCTTTATCGTCGCAAGGAGTTCTTCCAGCAGTTCGACGAGCGACTAAATGCCATCGACGCTGTCATCCAGAAGTGTCAGCGAGTGGCGGAAATGGATAAGGTGAAGGTCACCGCGGTAAAACACAGCGTGGCATACCACTTCACCTGGCTTTTCCTCTTCTGCGTTTTCACCTTTGCTTTGTACTACGACGTCAGAGCATTGTATCT GACCTTTGGCAACTTCGCCTTCATACCCTTCATGGTGTCCAGTTTCCCGTACTTGGCCGGCAGCATCATCCAGGGCGAGTTCATCTATCATGTGTCGGTCATCTCGCAGCGCTTCGAGCAGATTAACACTCTGTTCGAGAAGATTAACCAGGAGGCGCGGCACCGCCACGCCCCGCTCACCGTGTTCGACATCGAGAGTGAGGGGAAAAAGGAGCGGAAAACCGTAACGCCGATTACGGCCATGGACGGTAGGACGACATTCGGCAATGAGTCCAAGTTGGCCGGCGAATTGAAACGTCAAGTGGGCCAACAAaaggacgacgaggacgaaATGGACACCAGCAACGATGAGGATGATTTTGATTATGACAATGCCACCATTGCCGAAAACACAGG ATCATCTTCGGAGGGCAACTTACCAGATCTCTTTAAGCTCCATGACAAAATCCTCTCGCTCAGTGTGATAACAAATGGCGAGTTCGGTCCGCAGTGCGTACCCTATATGGCGGCCTGCTTCGTGGTGAGCATTTTCGGGATTTTCCTGGAGACCAAGGTCAACTTTGTTGTGAGCGGAAAAAGCCGTCTGCTGGATTACATGACCCATTTGTATGTGATCTGGAGCTTCACCACAATGGTGGTCGCATACATCGTGCTCCGACTGTGCTGCAACGCCAACAATCACTCCAAGCAGTCTGCGATGATAGTCCATGAGATAATGCAGAAGAAACCGGCCTTTATGCTGAGCAACGACCTCTTCTACAACAAAATGAAATCGTTTACACTGCAGTTCCTGCACTGGGAGGGCTTTTTCCAGTTCAATGGCATTGGCCTTTTTGCCCTGGACTACACTTTCATCTTCTCG ACTGTGAGTGCAGCCACGTCGTACTTGATTGTCCTGCTGCAGTTCGACATGACTGCAATTCTGCGCAACGAGGGGTTGATGTCATGA